The following proteins come from a genomic window of Paenibacillus sp. CAA11:
- a CDS encoding sensor histidine kinase, whose product MRIKLRFGFHFIIGLAAWLLSISATLIITSEVLLPLWGITEGNDHYDLYILLSFLVNIIFCSLLFSWYFAGPLWFMMSWISNLSEGIYQPPQIQHKVYNRKGKLRRRFRLYTEVISNIHSLSGTLAQAAIERGKLEEAKREWIAGISHDLKTPLTYITGYSALLLNEDYHWSSQEQHSFLSEIQSKGLHIESLINDLSLSLQIDNGSASLPLNRTRVELVRFTQELFADIANDPRAQTYDLAFQSEEENLYIEADQRLLYRALQNVMMNAILHNPPQTRVEVSLSREESNFIHVTVADNGGGIEPETLSKLFNKYTYGTSSSAAPRGSGLGLSIVQSLIQAHGGLIDVESKPSIGTAFHIRLPAL is encoded by the coding sequence ATGAGGATCAAGCTTAGGTTTGGTTTTCATTTTATTATCGGCCTGGCTGCCTGGCTTCTCAGTATCAGTGCCACTTTAATCATCACTAGCGAGGTCCTCCTTCCCCTGTGGGGGATTACCGAAGGCAACGACCATTATGACTTGTATATTCTGCTCTCCTTCCTGGTAAACATTATCTTCTGCAGTCTGCTGTTCAGCTGGTATTTTGCAGGACCGCTCTGGTTCATGATGTCCTGGATTTCGAATCTCTCTGAAGGAATCTACCAGCCGCCACAGATCCAACACAAGGTTTATAACAGGAAGGGCAAGCTTCGCAGACGCTTCCGCCTCTATACGGAGGTCATTTCGAACATTCACTCTCTGTCGGGGACACTGGCGCAAGCCGCCATTGAACGGGGGAAGCTGGAAGAGGCCAAGCGGGAATGGATTGCCGGAATATCCCATGATTTAAAAACACCGCTCACCTACATTACGGGGTACTCTGCCCTGCTGCTTAATGAGGACTACCATTGGAGCTCACAGGAACAGCACAGCTTTTTGAGCGAAATTCAAAGTAAAGGACTGCATATTGAGAGTCTGATTAACGACCTCAGCCTGTCCCTGCAAATAGATAACGGATCTGCCTCTCTCCCTCTGAACCGGACCCGTGTGGAACTTGTAAGGTTTACACAGGAGCTCTTCGCCGATATCGCCAATGATCCCAGAGCACAAACCTATGATCTGGCTTTCCAGTCGGAAGAGGAGAATCTCTATATTGAGGCAGATCAGCGCCTGCTATATCGCGCTTTGCAGAATGTAATGATGAATGCTATCCTGCATAACCCTCCACAGACTCGGGTAGAAGTAAGCCTCTCGCGTGAGGAGTCAAATTTCATTCATGTCACCGTTGCCGACAATGGCGGGGGGATCGAACCCGAAACCCTCAGCAAGCTATTTAACAAATATACTTACGGAACATCAAGCTCGGCTGCGCCAAGGGGAAGCGGGCTCGGGCTGTCCATTGTACAAAGTCTGATTCAAGCGCATGGAGGTCTAATTGATGTAGAGAGCAAGCCCTCCATAGGAACAGCCTTTCATATTCGCTTGCCTGCTCTGTAA